A window of the Vigna angularis cultivar LongXiaoDou No.4 chromosome 3, ASM1680809v1, whole genome shotgun sequence genome harbors these coding sequences:
- the LOC108323123 gene encoding uncharacterized protein LOC108323123 yields MANHDLILGQSHNLALGHDQQLVMGHNHNLGLSQNHALELGSAHEHHLDLGQTHDHELGLGHAHDHELGLGQNHDHEDDGDHTYEHEHELAMDQKPEHDDHDLSLPGQNHELVLSENNDLTVSENQELDENMALGVVQNSELGIDSANDMDVQQSQLVLASTPPIIQVRTASPTYELSVGQEFPDVKSCRRALRDTAIALHFEMQTIKSDKTRFTAKCASEGCPWRIHAAKLPGVPTFTIRTIHENHSCGGISHLGHHQASVQWVANSVEQRLKENPNYKPKEILEEIHRVHGITLSYKQAWRGKERIMAAMRGSFEEGYRLLPQYCEQVKRTNPGSIASVYGSPVDCCFQRLFISFQASIYGFLNACRPLLGLDRTYLKSKYLGTLLLATGFDGDGALFPLAFGVVDEENDDNWMWFLSELHNLLEIHTENMPRLTILSDRQKGIVDGVEANFPTAFHGFCMRHLSDSFRKEFNNTMLVNLLWDAANALTVIEFEAKILEIEEISQDAAYWIRRIPPRLWATAYFEGQRFGHLTANIVESLNTWIMEASGLPIIQMMECIRRQLMTWFNERRETSMQWTSILVPSAERRVAEALDRARTYQVLRANDAEFEVISHEGTNIVDIRNRCCLCRGWQLYGLPCAHAVAALLSCRQNVHRFTESCFTVATYRKTYSQTIHPIPDKSLWKELSEGDANAAKAIEIVINPPKSLRPPGRPRKKRVRAEDRGRVKRVVHCSRCNQTGHFRTTCAAPI; encoded by the coding sequence ATGGCTAACCACGATTTGATTCTTGGTCAAAGTCACAATTTGGCACTTGGTCATGATCAGCAATTGGTGATGGGCCACAACCACAATTTGGGCCTCAGCCAGAACCATGCATTAGAACTGGGATCAGCCCATGAGCACCATTTAGATCTGGGACAAACCCATGATCATGAACTGGGCTTGGGACATGCCCATGATCATGAATTGGGATTAGGACAGAACCACGATCATGAAGATGATGGTGATCACACTTATGAGCATGAGCATGAGCTAGCCATGGATCAAAAACCTGAGCATGATGATCATGACTTGTCTCTTCCTGGACAAAATCACGAGTTAGTCCTATCTGAGAACAATGATTTGACTGTTTCAGAGAACCAGGAACTTGATGAAAACATGGCCCTGGGTGTGGTTCAGAACTCAGAACTGGGAATTGATTCTGCAAATGATATGGATGTTCAACAATCACAGCTTGTGCTTGCTTCCACACCTCCAATAATTCAGGTTCGTACTGCAAGTCCTACTTATGAATTGTCAGTGGGGCAAGAATTCCCTGATGTCAAGAGTTGCCGAAGGGCATTGAGGGATACAGCAATTGCTCTGCACTTTGAGATGCAGACTATAAAATCTGACAAGACCCGCTTTACTGCTAAGTGTGCTAGTGAAGGATGTCCCTGGCGCATTCACGCAGCTAAGCTCCCAGGGGTTCCAACCTTTACTATTAGGACAATTCATGAGAATCATTCATGTGGAGGAATTTCTCACCTTGGCCATCACCAAGCTTCAGTTCAGTGGGTTGCTAACTCTGTGGAGCAAAGGCTCAAGGAGAACCCTAATTACAAACCAAAGGAAATATTGGAAGAGATTCACAGGGTTCATGGTATTACCTTATCATACAAGCAAGCATGGAGAGGTAAGGAGCGTATCATGGCTGCAATGCGTGGATCTTTTGAAGAAGGATACCGTTTGCTTCCACAATACTGTGAACAGGTGAAACGCACTAATCCAGGAAGTATTGCATCTGTTTATGGAAGCCCAGTTGATTGTTGCTTCCAACGTCTCTTTATTTCCTTTCAAGCATCCATATATGGCTTTTTAAATGCTTGTCGGCCACTCTTAGGCCTTGACAGGACATATTTAAAGAGTAAGTATCTTGGAACATTGCTTCTTGCTACTGGATTTGATGGTGACGGGGCTCTCTTTCCTTTGGCATTTGGAGTCGTTGATGAGGAGAATGATGATAACTGGATGTGGTTTCTGTCTGAACTTCATAACCTGCTTGAGATTCACACTGAAAACATGCCAAGGCTCACTATCTTGTCTGATAGACAGAAGGGAATCGTGGATGGAGTGGAAGCAAATTTTCCCACTGCTTTCCATGGATTTTGTATGCGCCACTTGAGTGATAGCTTCCGTAAGGAATTTAATAACACCATGCTTGTCAATCTCCTATGGGATGCAGCTAATGCTCTTACTGTAATTGAATTCGAAGCAAAAATTTTGGAGATTGAAGAGATATCACAAGATGCAGCATATTGGATTAGGAGAATCCCACCTCGCCTCTGGGCCACTGCTTATTTTGAGGGGCAAAGGTTTGGTCATTTGACAGCCAACATTGTTGAATCTTTAAACACTTGGATAATGGAGGCATCTGGACTTCCAATAATTCAAATGATGGAATGTATCAGAAGGCAGCTAATGACTTGGTTTAATGAGCGCCGGGAGACCAGTATGCAGTGGACGTCAATACTCGTCCCTTCCGCCGAGAGACGAGTTGCAGAAGCTCTTGATCGGGCACGCACGTATCAGGTTCTTCGCGCCAACGATGCTGAGTTTGAAGTAATATCTCATGAAGGAACAAACATAGTCGATATCAGGAACCGTTGCTGTCTTTGCCGTGGCTGGCAGCTCTATGGTTTGCCCTGTGCACATGCTGTGGCAGCACTTCTCTCCTGCAGGCAGAATGTGCATAGATTCACAGAAAGCTGCTTCACTGTAGCAACATACCGGAAGACATACTCACAAACCATACATCCAATTCCTGATAAATCCCTGTGGAAGGAGTTGTCTGAGGGGGATGCCAATGCTGCCAAAGCTATAGAAATTGTTATCAATCCACCTAAATCACTGAGACCACCTGGGAGACCGAGAAAGAAGAGAGTTCGTGCAGAAGACCGTGGTCGTGTTAAGCGAGTGGTGCATTGTAGCCGTTGCAATCAAACAGGACATTTTAGAACCACATGTGCAGCTCCCATTTAA